Genomic segment of Parageobacillus genomosp. 1:
CTTATTTTGTCAGAAAGTTATAAAAGTGGGGAAATTAACCAATCGGAATATCGATACGTCAACAACATTTTTCGATTTGATGATCGCGTGGCGAAAGAAATTATGGTGCCCCGCAAAGAAATTGTTGCTCTTGATATCAATAAAAGCGTGAAAGAAAACTTGGAAATCATTAAAGAAGAAAAATATACGCGCTACCCAGTTATTGACGGTGACAAAGACCATGTTTTGGGATTGATTAATGTCAAAGAAGTGTTTACGGACTTGGTAACTAACCCATCACAAGAAAAACAGATGAAAGATTATATCCGTCCTATTATTCAAGTGATCGAATCGATCGCCATTCATGATCTGCTGGTTAAAATGCAGAAAGAGCGCATCCATATGGCGATTTTAGTCGATGAATACGGCGGAACATCGGGGCTTGTCACGGTCGAGGATATTTTAGAAGAAATCGTCGGCGAAATTCAAGACGAATTTGATGTCGATGAAATTCCATTGATTCAAAAGATAGATGAAACGCATACGATTATTGACGGAAAAGTGCTGATCAGCGAGGTAAATGATTTGTTTGGCCTCTCGATTGATGATGACGATGTCGACACAATCGGCGGCTGGATTTTAACGAAGCATTATGATATTAAAGCAGGCGATAGCGTGGAAATTGATGACTATTTGTTTACCGTAAAGGAAATGGACGGCCATCATGTAAAAACGGTAG
This window contains:
- a CDS encoding hemolysin family protein; translation: MDIVSLLIVALLIACTAFFVASEFAIVKVRSSRIDQLISEGNKRAIAAKKVISNLDGYLSANQLGITITSLGLGWLGEPTVERILTPLFERIHLSESVAQVLSFVIAFSTITFLHVVVGELAPKTFAIHKAEAITLFTAKPLILFYKVMYPFIWTLNNSARLVTRIFGLQPASEHEIAHSEEELRLILSESYKSGEINQSEYRYVNNIFRFDDRVAKEIMVPRKEIVALDINKSVKENLEIIKEEKYTRYPVIDGDKDHVLGLINVKEVFTDLVTNPSQEKQMKDYIRPIIQVIESIAIHDLLVKMQKERIHMAILVDEYGGTSGLVTVEDILEEIVGEIQDEFDVDEIPLIQKIDETHTIIDGKVLISEVNDLFGLSIDDDDVDTIGGWILTKHYDIKAGDSVEIDDYLFTVKEMDGHHVKTVEVVKQKKEEQETDGELNEKEELHL